One window from the genome of Cricetulus griseus strain 17A/GY chromosome 2, alternate assembly CriGri-PICRH-1.0, whole genome shotgun sequence encodes:
- the Arrdc3 gene encoding arrestin domain-containing protein 3 isoform X1 — MVLGKVKSLTISFDCLNDSNVPVYSSGDTVSGRVNLEVTGEIRVKSLKIHARGHAKVRWTESRNAGSNTAYTQNYTEEVEYFNHKDILIGHERDDDNSEEGFNTIHSGRHEYAFSFELPQTPLATSFEGRHGSVRYWVKAELHRPWLLPVKLKKEFTVFEHIDINTPSLLSPQAGTKDKTLCCWFCASGPISLSAKIERKGYTPGESIQIFAEIENCSSRMVVPKAAIYQTQAFYAKGKMKEVKQLVANLRGESLSSGKTETWNGKLLKIPPVSPSILDCSIIRVEYSLMVYVDIPGAMDLFLNLPLVIGTIPLHPFGSRTSSVSSQCSMNMNWLGLSLPERPEAPPSYAEVVTEEQRRNNLAPGNACDGFERALQGPLFAYIQEFRFLPPPLYSEIDPNPDQSSEDRPSCPSR; from the exons ATGGTGCTGGGAAAGGTGAAGAGTTTGACAATAAGCTTTGACTGTCTTAATGACAGCAATGTCCCCGTGTATTCTAGCGGGGACACTGTCTCAGGAAGGGTGAATTTAGAAGTTACTGGGGAAATCAGAGTAAAATCTCTTAAAATTCATGCAAGAGGACATGCGAAAGTACGCTGGACTGAATCTAGAAACGCCGGCTCCAATACTGCCTATACCCAGAATTACACTGAAGAAGTAGAATATTTCAACCATAAAGACATCCTAATTGGGCACGAAAGAG aTGATGATAATTCCGAAGAAGGGTTCAACACTATTCATTCAGGAAGGCATGAATATGCATTTAGCTTCGAGCTTCCACAGAC ACCACTTGCTACCTCATTCGAAGGCCGACACGGTAGTGTGCGCTATTGGGTGAAAGCTGAATTGCATAGGCCTTGGCTTCTACCAGTAAAGTTAAAGAAGGAATTCACAGTCTTTGAGCACATAGATATCAACACTCCTTCATTACTG tCACCCCAAGCAGGCACAAAAGACAAGACACTCTGTTGCTGGTTCTGCGCCTCAGGCCCAATATCCTTAAGTGCCAAAATCGAGAGGAAGGGCTACACCCCAG GTGAATCAATACAGATATTTGCTGAGATTGAGAACTGCTCTTCCCGAATGGTAGTGCCAAAGGCAGCCATTTACCAAACACAGGCCTTCTATGCCAAAGGGAAAATGAAGGAAGTAAAACAGCTTGTGGCAAACTTACGTGGGGAGTCACTAtcatctgggaagacagagacatgGAATGGCAAGCTACTAAAAATTCCACCAGTTTCCCCCTCCATCCTTGACTGTAGTATAATCCGTGTGGAGTATTCACTAATG GTATATGTGGATATTCCTGGAGCTATGGATTTGTTTCTTAATTTGCCACTTGTCATCGGTACCATTCCTCTTCATCCATTCGGTAGCAGAACCTCAAGTGTGAGCAGTCAGTGTAGCATGAACATGAACTGGCTCGGCCTATCCCTTCCTGAAAGACCTGAAG CACCACCCAGCTATGCAGAAGTAGTAACTGAGGAACAAAGACGAAATAATCTCGCCCCAGGGAATGCTTGCGATGGTTTTGAAAGAGCTCTTCAGGGACCACTGTTTGCATATATCCAGGAGTTTCggttcttgcctccacctctttATTCAGAG ATTGATCCAAACCCTGATCAGTCATCCGAGGACAGACCATCTTGCCCCTCTCGTTGA
- the Arrdc3 gene encoding arrestin domain-containing protein 3 isoform X2, which yields MVLGKVKSLTISFDCLNDSNVPVYSSGDTVSGRVNLEVTGEIRVKSLKIHARGHAKVRWTESRNAGSNTAYTQNYTEEVEYFNHKDILIGHERDDDNSEEGFNTIHSGRHEYAFSFELPQTPLATSFEGRHGSVRYWVKAELHRPWLLPVKLKKEFTVFEHIDINTPSLLSPQAGTKDKTLCCWFCASGPISLSAKIERKGYTPGESIQIFAEIENCSSRMVVPKAAIYQTQAFYAKGKMKEVKQLVANLRGESLSSGKTETWNGKLLKIPPVSPSILDCSIIRVEYSLMVYVDIPGAMDLFLNLPLVIGTIPLHPFGSRTSSVSSQCSMNMNWLGLSLPERPEEHVVRIACIFFLQHHPAMQK from the exons ATGGTGCTGGGAAAGGTGAAGAGTTTGACAATAAGCTTTGACTGTCTTAATGACAGCAATGTCCCCGTGTATTCTAGCGGGGACACTGTCTCAGGAAGGGTGAATTTAGAAGTTACTGGGGAAATCAGAGTAAAATCTCTTAAAATTCATGCAAGAGGACATGCGAAAGTACGCTGGACTGAATCTAGAAACGCCGGCTCCAATACTGCCTATACCCAGAATTACACTGAAGAAGTAGAATATTTCAACCATAAAGACATCCTAATTGGGCACGAAAGAG aTGATGATAATTCCGAAGAAGGGTTCAACACTATTCATTCAGGAAGGCATGAATATGCATTTAGCTTCGAGCTTCCACAGAC ACCACTTGCTACCTCATTCGAAGGCCGACACGGTAGTGTGCGCTATTGGGTGAAAGCTGAATTGCATAGGCCTTGGCTTCTACCAGTAAAGTTAAAGAAGGAATTCACAGTCTTTGAGCACATAGATATCAACACTCCTTCATTACTG tCACCCCAAGCAGGCACAAAAGACAAGACACTCTGTTGCTGGTTCTGCGCCTCAGGCCCAATATCCTTAAGTGCCAAAATCGAGAGGAAGGGCTACACCCCAG GTGAATCAATACAGATATTTGCTGAGATTGAGAACTGCTCTTCCCGAATGGTAGTGCCAAAGGCAGCCATTTACCAAACACAGGCCTTCTATGCCAAAGGGAAAATGAAGGAAGTAAAACAGCTTGTGGCAAACTTACGTGGGGAGTCACTAtcatctgggaagacagagacatgGAATGGCAAGCTACTAAAAATTCCACCAGTTTCCCCCTCCATCCTTGACTGTAGTATAATCCGTGTGGAGTATTCACTAATG GTATATGTGGATATTCCTGGAGCTATGGATTTGTTTCTTAATTTGCCACTTGTCATCGGTACCATTCCTCTTCATCCATTCGGTAGCAGAACCTCAAGTGTGAGCAGTCAGTGTAGCATGAACATGAACTGGCTCGGCCTATCCCTTCCTGAAAGACCTGAAG AACATGTTGTTCGAATTGCGTGTATCTTTTTCCTTCAGCACCACCCAGCTATGCAGAAGTAG
- the Arrdc3 gene encoding arrestin domain-containing protein 3 isoform X3, whose translation MVVPKAAIYQTQAFYAKGKMKEVKQLVANLRGESLSSGKTETWNGKLLKIPPVSPSILDCSIIRVEYSLMVYVDIPGAMDLFLNLPLVIGTIPLHPFGSRTSSVSSQCSMNMNWLGLSLPERPEAPPSYAEVVTEEQRRNNLAPGNACDGFERALQGPLFAYIQEFRFLPPPLYSEIDPNPDQSSEDRPSCPSR comes from the exons ATGGTAGTGCCAAAGGCAGCCATTTACCAAACACAGGCCTTCTATGCCAAAGGGAAAATGAAGGAAGTAAAACAGCTTGTGGCAAACTTACGTGGGGAGTCACTAtcatctgggaagacagagacatgGAATGGCAAGCTACTAAAAATTCCACCAGTTTCCCCCTCCATCCTTGACTGTAGTATAATCCGTGTGGAGTATTCACTAATG GTATATGTGGATATTCCTGGAGCTATGGATTTGTTTCTTAATTTGCCACTTGTCATCGGTACCATTCCTCTTCATCCATTCGGTAGCAGAACCTCAAGTGTGAGCAGTCAGTGTAGCATGAACATGAACTGGCTCGGCCTATCCCTTCCTGAAAGACCTGAAG CACCACCCAGCTATGCAGAAGTAGTAACTGAGGAACAAAGACGAAATAATCTCGCCCCAGGGAATGCTTGCGATGGTTTTGAAAGAGCTCTTCAGGGACCACTGTTTGCATATATCCAGGAGTTTCggttcttgcctccacctctttATTCAGAG ATTGATCCAAACCCTGATCAGTCATCCGAGGACAGACCATCTTGCCCCTCTCGTTGA